A region of Chloroflexaceae bacterium DNA encodes the following proteins:
- a CDS encoding radical SAM protein, with translation MNTQGTAVAPATQVISTPQTGNIYVNAQPWALTLSDNLRATFVFDREGRPVSCFLNGCNYRFGLSGLILMKVSRPGASKLRRLLSNDEATELRATVREHVRRIAAGIAESVSDEVRAWLEHILAWDEARARADRERFLRIYRPVSIVPPDQYRALVLQVTEGCSWNRCSFCSFYRDRRFRIKTAAALREHIRQVKAFLGRGISLRRSIFLGDANALIVPQPRLRELFAVIREEFPGGEEGPSPDFYAFLDIFGAARKSSEQYAELRDLGLRRVYIGLESGDDAVFRLLNKPGSPQQGVETVVQLKAVGLQVGVILLAGAGGADLARRHVARSLAALSAMELDADDLVYISPLIVADDSDYARRARTLGLTPLSPAELAAQLEELKTGARAATAGRPRVALYHIEEWLY, from the coding sequence GACAGGCAACATTTATGTCAATGCGCAGCCGTGGGCGCTGACGCTTTCCGACAACCTGCGCGCCACCTTCGTCTTCGACCGTGAGGGGCGGCCGGTGAGTTGTTTCCTCAATGGCTGCAACTACCGCTTCGGGCTGTCGGGGCTGATCCTCATGAAGGTCTCCCGCCCCGGCGCGTCTAAGCTGCGCCGACTCCTCTCTAACGACGAGGCGACTGAATTGCGCGCCACCGTGCGCGAGCATGTGCGCCGCATCGCCGCCGGCATTGCCGAATCGGTATCGGACGAGGTGCGCGCCTGGCTTGAGCATATTCTGGCCTGGGACGAGGCCCGCGCGCGCGCGGATCGGGAACGGTTTCTACGCATCTACCGGCCGGTCAGCATTGTCCCGCCTGATCAGTATCGCGCCCTGGTGCTACAGGTCACCGAGGGCTGTAGCTGGAACCGCTGCAGCTTCTGTAGCTTTTATCGCGATCGGCGCTTCCGGATTAAGACGGCTGCGGCGTTGCGGGAGCACATTCGCCAGGTCAAAGCCTTCCTCGGGCGCGGCATCAGCCTGCGGCGCTCGATCTTTCTCGGCGACGCGAATGCGCTTATCGTTCCCCAGCCGCGCCTGCGCGAGCTGTTCGCAGTCATTCGCGAGGAGTTTCCCGGCGGCGAGGAGGGACCTTCCCCCGACTTCTACGCCTTCCTCGACATCTTCGGCGCTGCGCGGAAGAGCAGCGAGCAGTACGCCGAGTTGCGCGACCTGGGGCTGCGACGGGTCTACATCGGGCTGGAAAGCGGCGACGACGCGGTGTTCCGCCTGCTCAACAAGCCCGGCTCGCCGCAGCAGGGGGTCGAAACGGTGGTGCAACTGAAAGCGGTGGGCCTGCAAGTGGGTGTCATTCTGCTGGCCGGGGCGGGCGGGGCCGATCTCGCGCGCCGGCACGTGGCCCGGTCGCTGGCGGCGCTCTCGGCCATGGAACTCGATGCGGACGACCTGGTTTACATCTCGCCGCTGATCGTGGCCGACGATAGCGACTACGCGCGCCGCGCCCGCACCCTGGGCCTCACGCCCCTGTCCCCCGCTGAACTCGCAGCCCAGCTTGAAGAGTTGAAAACCGGCGCGCGCGCGGCCACCGCCGGGCGCCCCCGCGTGGCCCTCTACCATATCGAGGAGTGGCTATATTAG
- a CDS encoding DUF937 domain-containing protein → MSTMFAPLEAVMTPEMYAKVGERFGVPGDMVQKGINVALPLLTRGLSMAADTPEGQVAIAEAVKEADAGVLGNLTSFLGSLSGSEAGATMLTRLFGDESRVVTAGIKEATGLDITPVVGMLGPLILGFLNSTAQKEGMDTNALIKKIKSEARSVERRKSDEATLVNDVLGKVTEVRAMKGRFSAQEWAQVRNGPMAATTLVIAASPSSAGKTAQEMAAALDSVRESVKDAAPTSLLAALYHPGVDDLTAEGITDALGAAKQAAALVEKNVPEEAKAYKELLVKAAYAAAESVKEGGFLGIGGKKVTPEEQAAIDALVAALGV, encoded by the coding sequence ATGTCCACGATGTTTGCTCCGCTTGAGGCGGTGATGACGCCAGAAATGTACGCGAAGGTTGGCGAGCGGTTTGGGGTTCCTGGCGACATGGTGCAGAAGGGCATCAACGTCGCCCTTCCGCTGCTGACCCGGGGACTGTCTATGGCCGCCGACACCCCTGAAGGTCAGGTCGCGATTGCTGAGGCGGTAAAGGAAGCTGACGCGGGAGTGCTGGGCAACCTGACCAGTTTTCTGGGCTCGCTGAGTGGAAGCGAAGCCGGCGCAACCATGTTGACGCGACTCTTCGGCGATGAAAGCCGTGTCGTGACCGCAGGGATCAAAGAGGCTACCGGACTTGATATCACGCCGGTCGTCGGGATGCTCGGCCCGCTCATCCTCGGCTTCCTCAACAGCACTGCGCAGAAAGAAGGCATGGACACCAATGCGCTGATTAAGAAGATCAAGAGCGAGGCGCGCAGCGTCGAGCGGCGCAAGAGTGACGAGGCCACCCTGGTCAACGACGTGCTCGGGAAGGTCACCGAGGTGCGCGCGATGAAGGGGCGCTTCTCGGCCCAGGAGTGGGCGCAGGTGCGCAACGGGCCGATGGCGGCCACGACCCTGGTGATCGCTGCCTCGCCCTCCAGCGCCGGCAAGACGGCCCAGGAGATGGCCGCGGCGCTGGACTCGGTGCGCGAGTCGGTGAAGGATGCGGCTCCGACCAGCCTGCTCGCGGCCCTCTACCACCCTGGCGTGGATGATCTGACCGCCGAGGGCATTACTGACGCGCTGGGGGCGGCGAAGCAGGCGGCGGCGCTGGTGGAGAAGAACGTTCCAGAGGAGGCTAAGGCGTACAAGGAGTTGCTGGTGAAGGCCGCCTACGCCGCGGCAGAGTCGGTCAAAGAGGGCGGGTTCCTGGGGATCGGCGGCAAGAAGGTTACGCCCGAGGAACAGGCGGCGATTGACGCCCTCGTCGCCGCCCTAGGGGTATAG